In Trichoderma breve strain T069 chromosome 4, whole genome shotgun sequence, the following proteins share a genomic window:
- a CDS encoding WD domain, g-beta repeat domain-containing protein — protein MASTKIIQLQSLKPDLHERAWVSIPHPNLPLIATAHGKNVTVFSLSTLSLHSVLADGHSRSVRSVSWKPNLPPHNLCLITGSFDSSAGVWRWANGGDEGDDDSADGLGRDMTRGPGNEDSVKTGDWDYNLVLEGHDSEVKGCAFSPSGAYLATCSRDKSIWIWEDIASAESEDDWETIAVLNEHEGDVKAVAWCPDVPGRNNVGQRYYSVDVLASASYDNTARIWREDSDGEWVCVAVLQGHQGTVWGVEWEPQPKNDEFPRLMTFSADGTIRVWTLEQEKEEQWNCTAVLPKVHDKDVYSVTWSADSGLVASTGSDGIVALYKEDSDVVSNFQSAPENNAPNDSAGSNHDSSAVSGPQWQLLTTVPNAHGPYEINHITWCKRHDAGSTRRGEEEMLVTTGDDGVVQSWQVDVKSP, from the exons ATGGCCTCTACTAAAATTATTCAGTTGCAATCCCTAAAACCCGATCTCCACGAGCGTGCCTGGGTATCGATACCACATCCGAATCTTCCTCTGATTGCAACCGCGCACGGAAAGAATGTCACCGTCTTCTCCCTATCCACACTTTCTTTACACAGCGTCTTGGCCGATGGCCACTCACGTTCCGTCCGGAGCGTGTCATGGAAACCCAACCTGCCGCCGCATAATCTATGCCTCATCACAGGCAGTTTCGATTCTTCCGCTGGCGTGTGGCGCTGGGCCAACGGGGGTGAcgagggcgacgatgatTCCGCCGATGGCCTTGGCAGGGATATGACGAGAGGGCCGGGGAATGAAGATTCTGTCAAGACTGGCGACTGGGACTACAACCTTGTGCTTGAGGGCCATGACTCGGAAGTCAAAGGCTGCGCCTTTTCTCCATCCGGCGCTTACCTCGCAACCTGCTCGCGTGACAAATCTATTTGGATTTGGGAAGACATAGCCAGTGCTGAGTCCGAGGACGACTGGGAAACCATTGCGGTTCTCAACGAACACGAGGGAGATGTAAAAGCCGTAGCCTGGTGTCCCGACGTACCTGGGCGCAACAATGTTGGGCAGCGCTATTACAGCGTTGACGTACTCGCCAGCGCCAGTTATGATAACACAGCACGAATCTGGCGCGAAGACTCTGATGGGGAGTGGGTCTGCGTCGCTGTCCTACAGGGACACCAGGGAACGGTTTGGGGAGTAGAATGGGAACCACAGCCAAAAAATGATGAATTTCCTAGACTCATGACATTTTCGGCCGATGGAACGATCCGTGTGTGGACGCTTgagcaagagaaagagg AACAGTGGAATTGCACAGCCGTGCTGCCCAAAGTACACGACAAGGACGTATATTCGGTTACATGGAGCGCTGATTCTGGCCTTGTAGCCAGCACCGGGAGTGATGGCATCGTCGCTTTGTACAAAGAAGACAGCGACGTTGTCTCAAACTTCCAGTCTGCCCCCGAAAATAACGCGCCTAATGACTCTGCAGGCTCGAATCACGATAGCTCCGCCGTCAGTGGTCCACAGTGGCAGCTTTTGACCACGGTTCCCAACGCCCATGGCCCCTACGAGATTAACCATATCACCTGGTGTAAGAGACACGATGCGGGTTCGACGAGAAGAGGTGAGGAGGAAATGCTAGTCACCACGGGCGATGACGGAGTAGTCCAATCATGGCAAGTGGATGTGAAATCTCCATAG